GTAATACAcgcaaacatttaaaaaaactgaatgATAACTTAAAACTGCATagtataattctaataatagaaacaaactaaataataataatcaactcAAATTAACTGAAAATAGTAGGACAATTTCTCTAACACCGCTGATGACGTTTTGTAGACTATACTCTTCACGCCTGtgcttttttacaatttttcaaaaacagtTTTAAGTATATAATCACTATTACAgccaattatttattgttcgttcaataaaacttttaagagTTAAAGTTAACTTTTTACACTCTCAAATGacatgattcttttttttttaaatatacattacacttactttttaaaaCAGCTTTTTTTATCGGCGTTAATGGCTTCCTCGGTGATCGATCTGGCAATctgtttttacttttttccaaTACCACAGCTCTgttcattaatttatgtacTCCCCAAGTGCTCGGCTCAATTGCCTAACAAATAAAGAAGGTCTTCTCaacttctttatttctttccatGTTGTATATGGAATTGAGATACCATATCTTAagtgtatcattttaatctaaaaaaaggaattaaaatttttattattttagtaattatatcattactgaattaatttattatatttactataaataagCTTAAGGtgtagttttaataatttttgagttaCATTAAAGTAGTATGTTTCTTTTACTacttaaatttgttttaactaaaaaataatcccaaaaaatttttttgtattgaaatcttgaaacttataaaaacgtaaaataGATGTTAGTAgatgttgtaaaaaatgtgcaacaaaataaaaattgagtcTGTGAATACGAAAAACCCAATAGTTTCATTTTCAAATTAGAAATGCCTTAAATGCGATGATGCTTGTCGCAACAAAAAATGATGCGGTAGTCAATTAATGTGTCGTTTACTTAACATTAACTATCACATCACTTTTTGTCTGAACGTCCTGCGGGCAGAAgcccttaaatttaaatattttattttagttattttattttagttttatacattttaacttACAATTGTTCCGTATATTTCATCATTCCAAGTAgtcatattttctttatcggttaaatcaatatattgatcAGAATCATAATCCAGGTCACTTCCTTTACTcttatttcttgttttatttttcttagattttttagtttttcttgcttttttttctttatcttttttagtCTTTGCTTTATGAAATTTGTTATTGTTTTCTTCTgaataatgcatatttaaGTCATCTTTTTGCAATGGAGATTGCTCACACGTTAATTGAGAAGTACTAGGTTCATTAAAAACAGTATCAACTGTTTCACTTCTCTTCTTTTTGGGGGTACTGGTTATAATAGGTGATGCCGAACgcttttctgtaaaaatacattggcaaacattgataaaaaatttaaataaatagaaaacaatgtttttttccaaatttaatgttttttatctttaggaaataattgtttctttGTTTTCAATGTATGAAGCTCCTTTTTAAGAAGaagtatatcatttttcaatcTATTGTTTTCTAATTgtagtttttcattttcatgttTTAAATCTTGATTTTCCTTTTGTAGAGCAATTGGAATTTCAAATAGTTTTTCCTGGGTTTTTTCAAATGCTTTATTAGCGCGATTTAAAGTTTccaatttctcattaattatatcttcatcgtccatttttttatatttttcgaatattataGCGTCACAATtagttttctcatttttattttcatcaatgtATAAATgctatatgaataaaataaaaaaactattatataaataaaataaaaaataaaagtatataataatttataataattacaatgaaaccaattaaatatttgtaaaaatttattacaataacgTGGTTGAATTATTACCGTTTCTTTTTGAGTTTCAGGCTCTGGACtttctttatgtaatatttcttctGTATCTAATATCTTTTGTACAGCATCACTGTAACGtagttttttaaagatatagcGATGTTTGTTATGTTTTAAATCTTCTTCGTTAGCTGtaaagaatgaaatattaataaaaaatattaagtaaaagtctaataaaattatgtcatttaCTGAAAACAAGAGAcctttattaagtatattcattattaaaagattagaatacaaataataaaatgattgttataaaaaaatataaaagctaaaaataaatattagaaataaataacagcattttaaaaatcacattAGAGtataagacaaaataaaaaaataaaagaaaataattttaaaaaagagaattaacaaaaaaaaaaaaaaaaaaaaaaggaaaaagcgcaaaagaaagagaaaagtataaaacttctaatttacttaaaattaaaaattactataaaaataaattttgtgcacacacacacacacacatacttcCTACTTCCATAATTTGAGCTGCAATTAAACTTTCTTCCTTGCTTACAGTATTcaatctttttacaaaatatagatCTTCATACTTATTcagaatttcaaaattctgtattttttcaataggGACAATGTGGATTTTTTTACTCTCATCATCGAGATAACGCACACTAGCAAACTTAATTTGTGAATCCATCATCgcctataaataaaaattttttttatttcacaacttaaaaaatattttttaactgttcTAATTTAGATGTGATTCAAATGTAGtattacacacatatttatataatgattaatactattgaaatttgtaaatcaattagacataaaattaaatgctttctacgtatgtacataaaaaatcataaactactttaaataaagataaatgataacatatattttataagattttaatggttttgtaaacaaaaaaaaatacatcataaaaaaagaatttatacttTAGCCTGCtctataatcattttttgagCAATACATCTtgctaataacaaattaaatcctCATTATTCACATCGATTAAGAACGCAAAAAcacaaaaacaaattttacaaaatatttattacttacttCATGTGCGTTTCTATAATccaataacaaacaaatatttgcatttagtCGTTCACTATTTATTGTTCACTATCTGTTAAAAAGATCCGTTATTTGTTGAATGAAAGAGAATACGCGCTCGACTGTACTTTTCCAGCCGGGTAAACAGTGAAAAATGATCCCTCAAAAATAGAGTTACAATATGTAGAGAGGGATGTCGCGCACAAGCACGTATACGTTATCATGTTGCGAGCTGTTAAGATACACCGTTGATGGACGTTCGTTATTGGTTAATTCTTATGCCCCTCCTGCACACAGGACACGATAAAGCTTGTCGCGCGGCCACGGTCGTACACGATATATAAGACTGTGCGCGCAGCAAAAGCTCCACGAGTTAGAAGTTAAGTTTTAACCTTTAACGATAAAGTCCAAAGTCGTTATCCCTGCTCATAACAATTCATTGTGTATACTGAGTGGttttgttgttaaaattatattaatattaataataaataatgccgAGATATCACAATTATCTTGaagataaatttcaaaaagtcCCAAGAACGAGCCAATACAGGAAAAATCGTATAGAATGCGAACCAAGTGATCAAGGCAGTGATAATGATAACAGTGATGTTGAAGATGCTCAATGGCGGGTAagcatattataaagttatatggataaaaatatatataaattataatttacgtttacatttattttactagtagaatgtttatttatatttaaaaaattaattaactttataaattttaaaaataatacattacaatttatgaaatgtacaaataaaaacagtattttgaaaaaataaacaaatttttagcttttaaaatttttcaagaatcttatttatatatttttaatacttatgttatattagaattagcatatcaatttaattatttaatatgattgatgaaatttttgtcagtaaaatttttgtcacatttatgtgatttttatgtttcaaatACAAGctctaaaaatttcttatgtaagcttctaaaagtttctttatttttctttttattatattttatgattataaaaagagactaatctttatctttctttctaaataaataaaaataaacttacacTTAAGTCTCGTTTAAAgccaaaataatgttggtGCAAATGGGCCTTATTctcataatgtaaaatataaaagtatgttcattttattttgcattatattaatattaatttatttctttcatttaggAATACTGTAATCGTCAATCATTTAGTGATAGTGACAACACAAGCTGTCAAGCTTCTACTAGCACAAGTCAATATAATAGTATGTGCTCATTATTCTCCAATGAAGGGTCagcaaatattatgtataatgagCAACTTAATTCTGACTCGTTGCATTTAATACAAGACGAGCATATAAATCTCATACAACATAATTGTCATGAATCTTTATCAATACATGAAAATCCATTTATTGAGCAAAATGATCAACAATCATTGTCAACATTAGAGCAGGTATATtagtgtatattattttttacaaaaattataaacttttttacaaaacatttatttatggaattgtattttttaaataatatatagaagcattgtaaatatttgaaattatttctacatatgtataattctttatttagaatttgtacaaatacttaacatacataaaaaaaggtttttttttaaaagtgtttGAAAAACACTTATGGGAGtcataagtaattaattacatttattatattattttcaaaatgtattgataattaacaaaatacagAAGAACTAACTATtatgtttttcaatttaattaattttacttttgtatatgAAAGACATTAAAGttcttattattctaaatagaatatttaatttttaatttttcaaattataagtttaaattagaaggtaaattataagtttaaattagaatcttttagtataattttaaaaatataaaatttattttttacagacaGTAGATACAACCcagatttcaataaattataggAATCAATTGTACGGTTTATCTGACTCTGAGGatgaaaattttgatgtaagaatatacttcttttactttatatgATTTCTCAATATGTTTGTAATTTGCATCAATTAGTAACacgtcaattatttttatttttattttttttaataaattttaatcttcacaaatttttattataccttttatatcagacatttttgtatcagcttatattaaaatattgtatgtatttaaaagtcgTTTGAGAATCTAATTGCAAGTAGAATtctaattcctttttttaattgcagattgaaattttttaaaattttacagttcAAAATACCGCTCCCAATATATtgacagttaattttttttaatattatttttgatgccaaaaattatttaataatctattattttcaaaatgtttatactaataaattactgaataatgcattaatgttaaaaatattattgcgttcttattttcataatcatttgttaaactttataataataaacataattatctaCAGGATTCATGGATCTACGATGCACATGAAGAATTACTTCAATCTAGCGATGAAGAAGATGACAGCAATAATATTCTTGAAGTCAACTCTGAAGATGGCAATagggaaaataatattgaatttagtaaattaatagaaatgttACAAAAAGAAGAAGCTAATGAAACTATAAATGCTCAAGTAGTAGTGAGTAAAGCTGAAATAATTCTTGCAGTTTTGAAATACGGACTTACATATTGTTTACCGCAAAGTGCGTTAGCTgatctttttaaaatgttgaattgttttttcaatttttctttgttaccTAGTACACGTTATCTTGTTGACAAAATGTTCAATCCAGAAAATATCATACAATATCATGCAGTTTGtccaaattgcaaaaaatatatagcgatGTTTGATCGCAAAGATCGTCACGTAGAATGTCAAACATGCAATATTGTAATAACATTGAAAGATCCAACGTATAATGACTTTTTTGCTATTATAAACGTAAGTAatgaaattgcaaatttaattcaaaataatcataaatattatgattatgtAATTCGTGAAAGAGTGcgaaatgatgaaaaatttgatGATATTATAGATGGTGTATTATACAAAGAGTTTATTGACTCATTACCAAtacatgataaatttaattttgctacAACTGTGATGAACAGTGATGGATCACCGGTTTTCGAAAGTTCTAAATTTTCGATCTGGCCCATTCaaatgattataaatgaattaccTTTGGATGTAAGAACTTCTAAACCCATAGTGTGCGGTATATGGTTCGGTAAAGATAAACccaatatgaatatttttttaaagccatACATTGTTCACATGAACAAATTATCAAATGATGGTATTCGGTGTACTATTGCAAATGAAGTacgtattattaaagtattcaCAATATGTTGCTGTGTAGACTCTGTTGCCCGTGCACCGATGCAGGGTATAGTTCAATATAATGGCTATTTCGGGTGCAATTGGTGCTTACACCCAGGATATTACGTTGCCTACAAGAGAGGTGGAAGTGTAAAATACACTTTAATGAATGAAGTACCGCCTAAAAGAACTGAAATTGAAACTATCGAGCACATGCGACAGAGTCTTACATCTCG
This sequence is a window from Anoplolepis gracilipes chromosome 10, ASM4749672v1, whole genome shotgun sequence. Protein-coding genes within it:
- the LOC140670230 gene encoding uncharacterized protein, yielding MPRYHNYLEDKFQKVPRTSQYRKNRIECEPSDQGSDNDNSDVEDAQWREYCNRQSFSDSDNTSCQASTSTSQYNSMCSLFSNEGSANIMYNEQLNSDSLHLIQDEHINLIQHNCHESLSIHENPFIEQNDQQSLSTLEQTVDTTQISINYRNQLYGLSDSEDENFDDSWIYDAHEELLQSSDEEDDSNNILEVNSEDGNRENNIEFSKLIEMLQKEEANETINAQVVVSKAEIILAVLKYGLTYCLPQSALADLFKMLNCFFNFSLLPSTRYLVDKMFNPENIIQYHAVCPNCKKYIAMFDRKDRHVECQTCNIVITLKDPTYNDFFAIINVSNEIANLIQNNHKYYDYVIRERVRNDEKFDDIIDGVLYKEFIDSLPIHDKFNFATTVMNSDGSPVFESSKFSIWPIQMIINELPLDVRTSKPIVCGIWFGKDKPNMNIFLKPYIVHMNKLSNDGIRCTIANEVRIIKVFTICCCVDSVARAPMQGIVQYNGYFGCNWCLHPGYYVAYKRGGSVKYTLMNEVPPKRTEIETIEHMRQSLTSRSPVYGVKRPSCLINLQGFNIITGFVPDSMHCLCLGIAEQFLGYWIESNNLPYSLSNNDINKIDNLLLTIKVPNQVSRLSRSIRDKKYWKAREWENWILYYSLPILLCFPHLEIWVKHWSLLVEAFHILLKKSITRNEINHAHTLLTKFVEYTEHHYLKVAMTYNVHQLLHLAQSVANWGPLWAHSGYCFESGNGQIVRKVHGAKGVVHQICRSIAMSQSELILKKHVASKEFSNIGSFISYLDKRNAKQTYKLSHARYFGSHCKTSLMWIEQLELSDESRTYQKMVKERCLYTSSKKK